In Opisthocomus hoazin isolate bOpiHoa1 chromosome 3, bOpiHoa1.hap1, whole genome shotgun sequence, a genomic segment contains:
- the POLR2K gene encoding DNA-directed RNA polymerases I, II, and III subunit RPABC4: protein MDSQKDVQPPKQQPMIYICGECHTENEIKARDPIRCRECGYRIMYKKRTKRLVVFDAR from the exons ATGGATTCACAGAAGGATGTTCAGCCTCCAAAGCAGCAGCCAATGATTTACATTTGTGGAG AATGTCATACAGAAAACGAAATAAAGGCGAGAGATCCTATCAGATGCAGAGAATGTGGCTACAGAATAATGTacaagaaaaggacaaaaagat TGGTGGTTTTTGATGCCCGATGA